The Corynebacterium vitaeruminis DSM 20294 genome window below encodes:
- a CDS encoding rhomboid family intramembrane serine protease translates to MVNGPSARVGTGIGLAFGYVATIWMVHIINFGVFGGALNAFGVHPLDLASLWHIFTSPLLHGSWAHLWANTVPGAIFCFLIGLSGARVFWEVTAISCVLGGLGTWFFGGVGTTHIGASGLIYGWLAYLIIRGIFNRSLVQVVLGVVLAFVYGGLVWGVFPVEAGVSWQGHLFGAIGGIVSGAVITSDDPPALKARREQKRLQR, encoded by the coding sequence GTGGTCAATGGCCCGAGCGCGCGGGTGGGCACGGGCATCGGGCTGGCGTTCGGCTACGTGGCCACCATCTGGATGGTGCACATCATCAACTTCGGCGTGTTCGGCGGGGCGCTCAACGCCTTCGGCGTGCACCCGCTCGACCTCGCCTCGCTGTGGCACATCTTCACCTCCCCGCTGCTGCACGGCTCGTGGGCGCACCTGTGGGCGAACACCGTCCCCGGCGCCATCTTCTGCTTCCTCATCGGGCTGTCTGGCGCGCGGGTGTTCTGGGAGGTCACGGCCATCTCCTGCGTGCTCGGCGGCCTGGGCACGTGGTTCTTCGGCGGCGTGGGCACCACCCACATCGGCGCCTCCGGGCTCATCTACGGCTGGCTGGCCTACCTCATCATCCGCGGCATCTTCAACCGCTCGCTCGTTCAGGTGGTCCTGGGCGTGGTGCTGGCGTTCGTCTACGGCGGGCTCGTCTGGGGTGTGTTCCCGGTGGAGGCGGGCGTGAGCTGGCAGGGCCACCTCTTCGGCGCGATCGGCGGCATCGTCTCCGGCGCGGTGATCACCTCCGACGACCCGCCGGCGCTCAAGGCGCGCCGGGAGCAGAAGCGGCTGCAGCGCTAG
- a CDS encoding aminoacyl-tRNA hydrolase yields the protein MSKDAFAIAHERLSAYCGDRNWKRDPEDPDDPSTIQAMQIVLNLPKQDPPARNDVLAAAARAVVGVCLDDRAGEDGAFWEGLKNWYGHRIRKVARRSRNSGWTHVQNLPGVTVTHGTAQARAFVPSAVSEVDPLIAKLQIGNTDLPQVDYATIPVRDVPTLYVDRDLTMSAGKAAAQVGHASMLLAAAMTEEEARAWAATGFDLQVRGVDAAEFARCCAAEGAVLVQDAGFTEVAPNSITVCALRRPLS from the coding sequence GTGTCTAAGGACGCCTTCGCCATCGCCCACGAGCGTCTCTCCGCCTACTGCGGGGATCGCAATTGGAAACGCGACCCCGAGGACCCGGACGACCCCAGCACGATCCAGGCCATGCAGATCGTGCTCAACCTGCCCAAGCAGGACCCGCCCGCGCGTAACGACGTCCTCGCGGCCGCTGCGCGCGCGGTCGTCGGCGTGTGCCTCGACGATCGAGCAGGCGAAGACGGCGCCTTCTGGGAGGGGCTGAAGAACTGGTACGGGCACCGCATCCGCAAGGTGGCCCGGCGCTCGAGGAACAGCGGCTGGACCCACGTCCAGAACCTGCCCGGGGTGACGGTCACGCACGGCACCGCGCAGGCCCGGGCCTTCGTCCCGAGTGCGGTGAGCGAGGTCGACCCGCTCATCGCGAAGCTGCAGATCGGCAACACCGACCTGCCGCAGGTCGACTACGCCACGATCCCCGTCCGCGACGTCCCCACGCTCTACGTCGACCGGGATTTGACCATGTCCGCGGGGAAGGCGGCCGCGCAGGTAGGCCACGCCTCCATGCTGCTCGCGGCGGCCATGACCGAGGAGGAGGCCCGCGCGTGGGCGGCAACCGGCTTCGACCTGCAGGTGCGCGGGGTGGATGCCGCCGAGTTCGCGCGGTGCTGCGCGGCGGAGGGCGCGGTGCTGGTTCAAGACGCCGGGTTCACCGAGGTGGCGCCCAACTCGATCACGGTGTGCGCGCTGCGCCGCCCCTTGAGCTAG
- a CDS encoding ATP-dependent DNA helicase translates to MSPSPSPESTDVPLTSSTTELLAHAVEALGGSTRAGQVAMAEAVTKALESERHLAVQAGTGTGKSLAYLVPAIAHAQATDTTVIVSTATIALQRQLVDRDLPRLADALEPHLGRRPTFAIMKGRSNYLCMNKIGAAEDPEDALIDEEELSWLGRHIARIHEWANETETGDRDSLDPGVPDLAWKQVSVSAQECIGASRCPHGEACFAEAARRKAQDVDVIVTNHAMLAIDALSDATILPEHDVVIVDEAHELDGRITSVATTEIGVTALTMSARRAGKLGASGSDEKLVDVAKEWEQHMLGLEPGRLEVLSDELRPLLVALRDAIWRCKEAIAHSPTGEAANDPERNAERLSLANHLTDQHDGVVRILEVFDEEDPAKQLDVVWVNHDERRGVTLKVAPLSVAGLLNTRLFAENTVVLASATLTIGGNFDAMAASWGLAKGTWDCLDAGTPFDPAKAGILYVPRHVPYPGRDGLSDQTLDEIYELIMAAGGRTLGLFSSRRAAVQATEAMRERLPFDVLCQGDDSTGVLVERFSKQENTCLFGTLSLWQGVDVPGRSCSLVIMDKIPFPRPDDPLLQARKEAADAEGRNGFMEVAATHAALLMAQGAGRLLRRVSDRGVVAVLDKRLVEKRYGSFLLNSMPRFWRTSDPQVVRSALKRLVAS, encoded by the coding sequence GTGTCGCCCTCCCCCAGCCCTGAGTCCACCGACGTCCCCTTGACTAGCTCCACCACCGAGCTGCTCGCCCACGCCGTCGAGGCGCTGGGGGGTTCCACCCGCGCGGGGCAGGTGGCCATGGCGGAGGCCGTGACCAAGGCCCTGGAGTCGGAGCGGCACCTAGCCGTGCAGGCCGGCACCGGCACCGGCAAGTCGCTGGCGTATCTCGTGCCCGCCATCGCGCACGCCCAGGCCACCGACACCACCGTCATCGTCTCCACCGCCACCATCGCGCTGCAGCGACAGCTGGTCGACCGCGACCTGCCCCGGCTCGCCGACGCCCTCGAGCCGCACCTTGGCCGCCGCCCCACCTTCGCCATCATGAAGGGGCGCTCCAACTACCTGTGCATGAACAAGATTGGCGCCGCCGAGGACCCCGAGGACGCGCTCATCGACGAGGAGGAGCTCAGCTGGCTCGGCCGCCACATCGCGCGCATCCACGAGTGGGCCAACGAGACCGAGACCGGCGACCGCGACTCGCTCGACCCCGGCGTGCCCGACCTCGCCTGGAAGCAGGTGAGCGTCTCGGCGCAGGAGTGCATCGGCGCCAGCCGCTGCCCGCACGGCGAGGCCTGCTTCGCCGAGGCCGCCCGCCGCAAGGCCCAGGACGTCGACGTCATCGTCACCAACCACGCAATGCTCGCCATCGACGCCCTCTCCGACGCGACCATCCTGCCCGAGCACGACGTGGTCATCGTCGACGAGGCCCACGAGCTCGACGGGCGCATCACCTCCGTTGCCACCACCGAGATCGGCGTCACCGCGCTGACGATGTCCGCCCGCCGCGCAGGCAAGCTCGGCGCCAGCGGTTCCGACGAGAAGCTGGTCGACGTGGCCAAGGAGTGGGAGCAGCACATGCTCGGCCTCGAGCCGGGACGCCTCGAGGTGCTTTCCGACGAGCTGCGCCCCCTGCTCGTCGCCCTCCGCGACGCCATCTGGCGCTGCAAGGAGGCCATCGCCCACTCGCCCACCGGCGAGGCCGCCAACGACCCGGAGCGCAACGCCGAGCGGCTCTCGCTGGCCAACCACCTCACCGACCAGCACGACGGCGTGGTGCGCATCCTCGAGGTCTTCGACGAGGAGGACCCCGCCAAGCAGCTCGACGTCGTGTGGGTCAACCACGACGAGCGCCGCGGGGTCACGCTCAAGGTCGCCCCGCTCTCCGTGGCGGGGCTGCTCAACACCCGCCTGTTCGCCGAGAACACCGTGGTGCTCGCCTCCGCGACGCTGACCATCGGCGGCAACTTCGACGCCATGGCCGCCAGCTGGGGCCTGGCGAAGGGCACCTGGGACTGCCTCGACGCGGGCACGCCCTTCGACCCCGCGAAGGCGGGCATCCTCTACGTGCCCCGCCACGTCCCCTACCCCGGCCGCGACGGGCTCAGCGACCAGACGCTCGACGAGATCTACGAGCTCATCATGGCCGCCGGCGGGCGCACTCTGGGGTTGTTTTCCTCCCGCCGCGCCGCCGTCCAGGCCACGGAGGCCATGCGCGAGCGACTGCCCTTCGACGTGCTCTGCCAGGGCGACGATTCGACCGGCGTGCTCGTCGAGCGCTTCTCCAAGCAGGAGAACACCTGCCTGTTCGGCACCTTGAGCCTCTGGCAGGGCGTCGACGTCCCCGGTCGCTCCTGCTCGCTGGTCATCATGGACAAGATCCCCTTCCCCCGCCCCGACGACCCGCTGCTGCAGGCGCGCAAGGAGGCCGCCGACGCCGAGGGCCGCAACGGCTTCATGGAGGTCGCGGCCACCCACGCCGCGCTGCTCATGGCGCAGGGCGCGGGCCGTCTGCTCCGCCGGGTCAGCGACCGGGGCGTCGTCGCCGTCCTCGACAAGCGGCTGGTGGAGAAGCGCTACGGCAGCTTCCTGCTCAACTCCATGCCGCGCTTCTGGCGCACCAGCGATCCCCAGGTCGTCCGCTCAGCGCTCAAGCGCCTGGTTGCTTCCTAG
- a CDS encoding P1 family peptidase has translation MKTTIDGLLLGHTSLGDTGCSVLVAPDSAVCSVDVRGGGPGTRETDLLDPANTVQRVHAILLTGGSAYGLDTAGGVMRALESRGIGFPVLGEGRPGPIVPIVPGAVIFDLLVGDAAHRPTAEDGASAVEAAFSEESAREANGTSVGAGCAATAGALRGGFGRANVAVGEWTVEAFVVANPVGAVVDAESGALWADPHGARVDAEAFSKLVPLASKLNTTIGVIATDAPISKAQAKRLAMVGHDGIAVAVRPAHSPLDGDTLFCLSTADGTGVGIPEMMQLSAAAATVVAGAIADAVRGAAPGYGVTAWREIAQS, from the coding sequence GTGAAAACCACCATCGACGGCCTGCTGCTCGGCCACACAAGCCTCGGCGACACCGGCTGCTCGGTGCTCGTCGCCCCCGACTCCGCCGTGTGCTCGGTGGACGTGCGCGGCGGCGGCCCCGGCACCAGGGAGACCGACCTGCTCGACCCCGCCAACACCGTCCAGCGCGTCCACGCGATCCTGCTGACCGGCGGCTCCGCCTACGGGCTCGACACCGCGGGCGGGGTCATGCGCGCGCTCGAGTCGCGCGGCATCGGCTTCCCCGTGCTGGGCGAGGGGCGCCCCGGACCCATCGTGCCCATCGTGCCGGGCGCGGTGATCTTCGACCTCCTCGTCGGCGACGCCGCGCACCGGCCCACCGCCGAAGACGGGGCGAGCGCGGTGGAGGCGGCCTTCTCCGAAGAATCCGCGCGGGAGGCGAACGGCACCTCCGTCGGCGCCGGGTGCGCGGCCACCGCGGGCGCCCTGCGCGGCGGCTTCGGCCGCGCGAACGTAGCGGTGGGGGAGTGGACGGTCGAGGCCTTCGTCGTGGCCAACCCGGTGGGCGCGGTCGTCGACGCCGAGTCCGGCGCCCTGTGGGCCGACCCGCACGGCGCCCGCGTGGATGCGGAGGCGTTCTCGAAGCTCGTGCCGCTGGCCAGCAAGCTCAACACCACGATCGGCGTCATCGCCACCGACGCGCCCATCTCGAAGGCGCAGGCCAAGCGTCTGGCGATGGTCGGCCACGACGGCATAGCGGTCGCGGTCCGCCCGGCCCACTCGCCGCTCGACGGCGACACGCTGTTTTGCTTGTCGACGGCTGATGGTACGGGCGTCGGCATCCCCGAGATGATGCAGCTGAGCGCCGCCGCGGCTACGGTGGTGGCAGGCGCCATCGCGGACGCCGTGCGCGGGGCGGCCCCCGGCTACGGCGTGACCGCCTGGCGCGAGATAGCACAGTCCTAA
- a CDS encoding CAP domain-containing protein, translating into MNHLTEALDNLTQALNLGRLSISAQVFLLLSALIAAVLGLAAGGQLGPVLPAPSDPPATGIEKPIDASRLDADAEIKSTLFLSIAETRATAGRGPLGMGADLESRAQTIAERNAHAGKYSPAGSQAGMTILQSALPYDQASAGAFITALLADPASNQALGSETATNVGIGVASAEGQTWVVVALS; encoded by the coding sequence ATGAACCACCTCACCGAGGCGCTCGATAACCTCACCCAGGCGCTGAACCTCGGGCGGCTTTCGATCTCCGCGCAGGTGTTCTTGCTCCTCAGCGCGCTCATCGCCGCGGTGCTTGGGCTTGCCGCGGGCGGGCAGCTGGGACCGGTGCTGCCCGCGCCGAGCGACCCGCCAGCCACCGGGATCGAGAAGCCCATCGACGCCTCGCGGCTCGACGCCGACGCCGAGATCAAGTCGACCCTGTTCCTGTCCATCGCCGAGACCCGGGCCACCGCAGGGCGGGGCCCGCTGGGCATGGGCGCCGACCTCGAGTCCCGCGCGCAGACCATCGCCGAGCGCAACGCACACGCCGGCAAGTACTCCCCCGCCGGCAGCCAGGCGGGCATGACGATCCTCCAGTCGGCCCTGCCCTACGACCAGGCGTCCGCGGGCGCGTTCATCACCGCGCTGCTGGCGGACCCGGCGAGCAACCAGGCCCTGGGCTCGGAGACCGCGACCAACGTCGGCATCGGCGTGGCCAGCGCCGAGGGGCAGACCTGGGTGGTCGTCGCGCTGTCCTAG
- a CDS encoding nicotinate phosphoribosyltransferase, producing the protein MTANTSTALLTDMYELTMLKSALADGTAFRQCTFEVFARRLQNERRYGVVAGTPRVLEAVTDFVFTEEQLASLTFLDERTLDYLRGYRFSGQIDGYREGELYFPNSPILTVRGTFAECVILETLILSIMNADSAVASAAARMVTAADGRPILEMGSRRTHEAAAVTATRAAYLAGFVGTSNLEAVYRYGIPGSGTAAHAWTLLHINEDGTPNEEAAFRSQIETLGVDTVLLVDTYDITKGVQTAIGVAGTELGGVRIDSGDLGVMTRKVRQELDALGAYNTRIVVSSDLDEYAIAGLRGEPVDSFGVGTSVVTGSGAPTAAMVYKLVEVEGHPVAKRSRGKNTVGGGKRALRTHRATGTAVEEVVYPFNAEPPTFNNLNVTELTIPLMRDGEIVEGLPTLEESREYLAKQLVTLPWEGLALSKDEPVLSTRFVGFDAQ; encoded by the coding sequence GTGACTGCTAACACATCAACGGCCCTTCTTACCGACATGTACGAGCTGACCATGCTGAAGTCGGCTCTCGCGGACGGCACCGCCTTCCGCCAGTGCACCTTCGAGGTCTTCGCGCGGCGCCTACAAAACGAGCGCCGCTACGGCGTCGTCGCCGGAACCCCGCGCGTGCTCGAGGCCGTGACCGACTTTGTGTTCACCGAGGAGCAGCTCGCCTCGCTCACCTTCCTCGACGAGCGCACCCTCGACTACCTGCGCGGCTACCGCTTCTCCGGGCAGATCGACGGCTACCGCGAGGGAGAACTGTACTTCCCCAACTCGCCGATCCTCACCGTGCGCGGCACCTTCGCCGAGTGCGTGATCCTCGAGACGCTCATCCTGTCCATCATGAACGCGGACTCCGCCGTCGCCTCGGCGGCCGCCCGCATGGTCACCGCCGCCGACGGCCGCCCGATCCTGGAGATGGGCTCCCGCCGCACCCACGAGGCCGCCGCGGTCACCGCCACCCGCGCCGCCTACCTCGCGGGCTTCGTGGGAACCTCCAACCTGGAGGCCGTCTACCGCTACGGCATCCCGGGCTCCGGCACCGCCGCGCACGCCTGGACGCTGCTGCACATCAACGAGGACGGCACCCCGAACGAGGAGGCCGCCTTCCGTTCGCAGATCGAGACCCTGGGCGTGGACACCGTCCTGCTCGTGGACACCTACGACATCACCAAGGGCGTGCAGACGGCCATCGGCGTCGCCGGCACTGAGCTCGGCGGCGTGCGCATCGACTCCGGCGACCTCGGCGTGATGACCCGCAAGGTCCGACAGGAGCTCGACGCCCTCGGCGCCTACAACACCCGCATCGTCGTCTCCTCCGACCTGGACGAGTACGCCATCGCCGGCCTGCGCGGCGAGCCCGTCGACTCCTTCGGCGTGGGCACCTCCGTGGTCACCGGCTCCGGCGCCCCGACCGCGGCCATGGTGTACAAGCTCGTCGAGGTGGAGGGCCACCCGGTGGCCAAGCGCTCCCGCGGCAAGAACACCGTGGGCGGCGGCAAGCGCGCGCTGCGCACCCACCGCGCCACCGGCACCGCCGTGGAGGAGGTCGTCTACCCCTTCAACGCCGAGCCGCCGACCTTCAACAATCTCAACGTCACCGAGCTGACCATCCCGCTCATGCGCGACGGCGAGATCGTCGAGGGGCTGCCCACGCTCGAGGAGTCCCGCGAGTACCTGGCCAAGCAGCTGGTCACCCTCCCGTGGGAGGGACTCGCCCTGTCGAAGGACGAGCCGGTGCTGTCCACCCGATTCGTCGGCTTCGACGCACAGTAG
- a CDS encoding DUF2017 domain-containing protein, which produces MQAWKKKKGLLSKPRYTCVLEPMEREVLGDLAATVSEALIARAQSVPRDPLEELTGITSGHKEPPTDPGLARLLPDFEKAGDEEFEGDNALLRSLHENDITRAKLENLQVIAQAIGPDGSVNVTLDENQAKAWLAATNDIRLYLASSEVAGPPEAKADRDSLVEWLAYNQETLLNAMMGPLP; this is translated from the coding sequence ATGCAGGCGTGGAAGAAAAAGAAGGGGCTGTTGTCCAAGCCGCGGTACACCTGCGTGCTAGAGCCGATGGAGCGAGAGGTGCTCGGCGACCTCGCAGCCACCGTGAGCGAGGCGCTCATCGCCAGGGCGCAGTCGGTCCCGCGCGACCCGTTGGAGGAGCTCACCGGAATCACCTCGGGCCACAAGGAGCCGCCCACCGACCCGGGGCTCGCGCGGCTGCTGCCCGATTTCGAGAAGGCGGGCGACGAGGAGTTCGAGGGCGACAACGCCCTTCTGCGCTCCCTCCACGAGAACGACATCACCCGCGCCAAGCTGGAGAACCTGCAGGTCATCGCCCAGGCGATCGGGCCCGACGGCTCCGTCAACGTCACCCTCGACGAGAACCAGGCCAAGGCGTGGCTTGCGGCCACCAACGACATCCGCCTTTACCTCGCCTCCAGCGAGGTCGCGGGCCCGCCCGAGGCGAAGGCCGACCGTGACAGCCTCGTCGAGTGGCTGGCCTACAACCAGGAGACCCTGCTCAACGCCATGATGGGGCCGCTGCCGTGA
- the clpS gene encoding ATP-dependent Clp protease adapter ClpS — MYESERANEFGVPTASMPMATPELDERVEIEVASSENLPWMCIVWDDPVNLMSYVTYVFQTVLGYSKKRAVELMMQVHTEGKAVVSSGERDKVEADVKKLQTAGLWATMQQGG, encoded by the coding sequence ATGTATGAAAGCGAACGCGCCAACGAGTTCGGTGTGCCCACGGCGTCCATGCCGATGGCCACCCCTGAGCTGGACGAACGGGTGGAGATCGAGGTCGCGTCCTCGGAAAACCTCCCGTGGATGTGCATCGTGTGGGACGATCCCGTCAACCTCATGAGCTACGTGACCTACGTGTTCCAGACCGTGCTGGGCTATTCCAAGAAGCGCGCGGTCGAGCTCATGATGCAGGTGCACACCGAGGGCAAGGCCGTCGTGTCCTCCGGCGAGCGCGACAAGGTGGAGGCCGACGTGAAGAAGCTGCAGACGGCCGGGCTGTGGGCCACGATGCAGCAGGGCGGCTAG